One Methanosphaera sp. WGK6 DNA window includes the following coding sequences:
- a CDS encoding zinc-ribbon domain-containing protein, translated as MVYCTKCGFENADSSKFCITCGNKLDVNISRPNPQNDFQNNPEPMDYNPNNQGYEEHHFNSNQQYNETNYNNNNNSFEQGMNDVGNYINDLGNKTQDSILNYRKNKEEKHARKIQDKNALYYLNGREAELFAYEDYLEFDFTEDYFKKITSRWGGVKKIYYHQINSIQKRDAGSLANGSLEFEVQGNVRGKQQRIGNFNENLVHYYKKYEAEATALYEFVNQKIIESHKGVTQAQVVKTEDGPLDKLKKSKELLDMGAISPDEYEMIKEKLLKEI; from the coding sequence ATGGTATATTGTACTAAGTGTGGATTTGAAAATGCTGATTCATCAAAATTTTGTATAACCTGTGGAAATAAACTTGATGTTAACATTTCTAGACCTAATCCACAAAACGATTTCCAAAATAATCCTGAACCTATGGATTATAATCCAAATAATCAAGGATATGAAGAACACCACTTTAATAGTAACCAACAATATAATGAAACTAATTACAACAATAATAATAATTCATTTGAACAAGGTATGAATGATGTAGGTAATTATATTAATGATTTAGGAAATAAAACACAAGATTCTATATTAAATTATAGAAAAAATAAAGAAGAAAAACATGCTAGGAAAATTCAAGATAAAAATGCATTATATTATCTTAATGGAAGAGAAGCAGAACTTTTTGCATATGAAGACTACCTAGAATTTGATTTTACAGAAGATTATTTTAAAAAAATTACAAGTAGATGGGGCGGAGTTAAAAAAATTTATTATCATCAAATAAATAGTATTCAAAAAAGAGATGCTGGATCTTTAGCTAATGGTTCTCTTGAATTTGAAGTTCAAGGAAATGTACGTGGAAAACAACAAAGAATAGGAAATTTCAATGAAAATCTAGTACATTACTATAAAAAATATGAAGCTGAAGCTACTGCTCTTTATGAATTTGTTAATCAGAAAATCATAGAAAGTCATAAAGGTGTTACTCAGGCACAAGTTGTTAAAACTGAGGATGGTCCACTGGATAAACTTAAGAAAAGTAAAGAATTACTTGATATGGGTGCTATAAGTCCTGATGAATATGAAATGATAAAAGAAAAACTTCTTAAAGAAATATAA
- a CDS encoding HNH endonuclease signature motif containing protein, which produces MAEKYRWQVAGNGNPFDSNLEFWDSNKMSTRSIGVLEFFKENGPITVSNYEESICNYLKENYKLDENKSNKRHFYRPLEFVGFIRNIDDELSLSVDGKNFLEAIKKKDYIKAKEFYLYQLLQSSYPNSATKSVKLSLYPFRIIFKLLLEEPIPVEWFLYRIPYIRNYEDFKNRINIHEKEYDKWKTWVLPYWEKWNIIEYVTENDIEKIKLVENKRDFLNGFLKEETYENMFFKTDFQYVSTKSLKKHTRNYNLSVSVLEKSRYNCFFDKNHITFPSKSRPNYVEAHHIIPLARENSFQSVKLDCKENIIPLCPNCHRKIHYAKMKSKENMLEHMLDHLLKFEKFKKLNLDINDLKEFYSIK; this is translated from the coding sequence ATGGCTGAAAAATACAGATGGCAAGTTGCAGGGAATGGAAATCCTTTTGATTCTAACTTAGAATTTTGGGACTCTAATAAAATGTCTACAAGAAGTATAGGTGTACTTGAGTTTTTCAAAGAGAACGGCCCTATCACAGTTTCAAATTATGAAGAATCTATTTGTAATTATCTTAAAGAAAATTATAAGTTAGATGAAAATAAATCAAATAAAAGACATTTTTATAGGCCATTAGAATTTGTAGGATTTATTAGGAATATTGATGATGAACTTTCATTATCTGTTGATGGTAAGAATTTTTTAGAAGCTATTAAGAAAAAAGATTATATTAAAGCAAAAGAATTTTATTTATATCAATTATTACAATCAAGTTATCCGAATTCTGCAACAAAATCAGTTAAATTATCATTATATCCATTTAGAATAATTTTTAAATTATTATTGGAAGAACCAATTCCTGTCGAATGGTTTTTATATAGAATACCGTATATAAGAAATTATGAAGATTTTAAAAATAGAATAAATATTCATGAAAAAGAATATGATAAATGGAAAACATGGGTATTACCCTATTGGGAAAAATGGAATATTATTGAATATGTGACTGAAAATGATATTGAAAAAATTAAATTAGTTGAAAATAAACGGGATTTTTTGAATGGATTTTTGAAAGAGGAAACATATGAAAATATGTTCTTTAAAACAGATTTTCAATATGTAAGTACAAAAAGTTTAAAAAAACATACAAGGAATTATAACTTAAGTGTCTCTGTTTTAGAAAAAAGTAGGTATAATTGTTTTTTTGATAAAAATCACATAACATTTCCTTCAAAATCACGACCTAATTATGTTGAAGCACATCATATTATTCCTTTAGCTAGAGAAAATAGTTTTCAATCAGTTAAATTAGATTGTAAGGAGAATATAATACCATTATGTCCTAATTGTCATAGAAAAATACATTATGCAAAAATGAAATCTAAAGAAAACATGTTAGAACATATGTTAGATCATCTCTTAAAATTTGAAAAATTTAAAAAATTAAATTTAGATATAAATGATTTAAAAGAATTTTATTCAATAAAATGA
- a CDS encoding DNA cytosine methyltransferase, whose product MFFLKKKNIELICLENVPQILKFSIKIGDKEVKILNYIIEELQPLGYYINYSILDAADYGTAQTRKRAIFLISNIKKWDFPEKLEKITVKDAIGDLPSLESGEQSNIPLHHAKKHNDRHILWMKNTPTGETAFDNKKYYPKKEGRRIKGYRTTYKRIQWDKPAPTITMCNGSISSQNNVHPGRLLDDGTYSDARVLSILEIIRLTGLPDDWNIPEWASENFIRQVIGEGIPPKFSANLLKTMPKREG is encoded by the coding sequence TTGTTTTTTTTAAAAAAGAAAAACATAGAATTAATATGTTTAGAAAATGTACCTCAAATTCTTAAATTTTCAATAAAAATTGGTGATAAAGAGGTTAAAATTTTAAATTACATTATTGAAGAATTACAACCATTAGGATACTATATTAATTATAGTATTTTAGATGCTGCAGATTATGGAACTGCACAAACTAGAAAACGAGCTATTTTTCTAATTTCTAATATTAAAAAATGGGATTTTCCTGAAAAATTAGAAAAAATAACAGTAAAAGATGCTATCGGTGATTTACCTAGTCTTGAAAGTGGTGAACAATCAAATATTCCTTTACATCATGCTAAAAAACATAATGATAGACACATATTATGGATGAAAAATACACCAACTGGTGAAACTGCATTTGATAATAAAAAATATTATCCTAAAAAAGAGGGACGAAGAATAAAAGGATATAGAACAACTTATAAACGAATTCAATGGGATAAACCAGCACCTACAATTACTATGTGTAATGGTAGTATTTCCTCACAGAATAATGTACATCCTGGTAGATTATTAGATGATGGAACATATAGTGATGCAAGAGTTTTATCTATTTTAGAAATTATTAGATTAACTGGATTACCTGATGATTGGAATATTCCGGAGTGGGCTAGTGAAAATTTCATAAGACAAGTAATTGGTGAAGGGATACCTCCAAAATTCTCTGCAAATTTATTAAAAACTATGCCTAAACGGGAAGGTTAA
- a CDS encoding DNA cytosine methyltransferase: MVNGVSLFSNVGIGETYFEEYGLNICGANEIIEKRAKFYRHLYPDSNMICGDITKKEIFDKLIDIYQRNNCDFLISTPPCQGMSQAGKMDKDDPRNSLIIQTINFIKETRPSNVIIEN; the protein is encoded by the coding sequence ATGGTTAACGGAGTATCTTTATTTTCAAATGTAGGTATTGGAGAAACATACTTTGAAGAATATGGTTTGAATATTTGTGGTGCTAATGAAATAATTGAAAAAAGAGCTAAATTTTATAGACATTTATATCCTGATTCTAATATGATTTGTGGTGATATAACAAAAAAAGAAATTTTTGATAAACTTATTGATATTTATCAAAGAAATAACTGTGATTTTTTAATATCCACTCCTCCTTGTCAAGGAATGAGTCAAGCAGGAAAAATGGATAAAGATGATCCTAGAAATTCTTTAATTATACAAACTATTAATTTTATTAAAGAGACCCGACCATCTAATGTAATTATAGAAAATTAA
- a CDS encoding sugar O-acetyltransferase — MDNNRKAVKMKSEMDKLKAGEEYCYDDEEVNGLKVNAIVQSQRYNSIDPNDKDKQYTVLKEILGSVGENVWIANTFNFDNGKNIHIKDNFTGNFNLTILDIREVYIGNNVMIGPNTLITTVGHPLNPQGRRDHLAMAEPVTIGDDVWLGGNVTVLPGVTIGNNVVVGAGAVVTRDIPDNSLAVGVPAKVIRELENNVE; from the coding sequence ATGGACAATAATAGAAAGGCAGTTAAAATGAAAAGTGAAATGGATAAGTTGAAAGCTGGCGAAGAATACTGTTATGATGATGAGGAAGTAAATGGATTGAAAGTAAATGCAATAGTGCAATCTCAACGGTATAATAGTATAGACCCTAATGATAAAGATAAACAATATACAGTATTAAAAGAAATTCTTGGAAGTGTAGGTGAAAATGTATGGATAGCAAATACATTTAACTTTGACAATGGAAAAAACATACATATTAAAGATAACTTCACAGGAAACTTTAATTTAACTATTCTTGATATTAGAGAGGTATATATTGGAAATAATGTTATGATTGGACCAAATACTCTTATAACTACTGTTGGTCATCCACTTAATCCACAGGGACGTAGAGATCATCTTGCTATGGCAGAACCTGTTACTATTGGTGATGATGTATGGCTTGGAGGTAATGTAACTGTACTTCCTGGTGTAACTATAGGAAATAATGTTGTTGTGGGTGCTGGAGCTGTTGTAACTAGGGATATACCTGATAATTCATTAGCAGTGGGAGTACCTGCAAAGGTAATAAGAGAATTGGAAAATAATGTTGAATAA
- a CDS encoding ATP-binding protein, with protein MYHMAWGTDVELNDYEFYNRTEDIEFISNLLKGTTYGSSPTILLTGIRGVGKTALIKKLEKNFKEDYLVTYIDISQNPEYQENKLKRIDIIKLIYKKLIESCDNFGLNTINKKLEKYIKTNNIHVSNITQYKNIPLPLIETEKNQTKLIDFVMELPQQIYEENKNKIKGVLLFFDEIQVIKDLDEDLNSFLWYLRNKTQTQKNVSYLFSGSMSVKDTLIMDMVGQNGAFGGRILTIEIKPFTQQTTTNYLNEKANHLKLTEDGIEQFYKCTHGIPAYINIFANLLPPKIILDANEIKKQFKNIIPVLITSHLIQWGKLTLREQKIITNLLEKPLKRLEISEKLKVKSGSLGKPLNHLMDLALIEYDNGKYQLIDPVFKAWLKNTYEEKGLYPYRSMI; from the coding sequence ATGTATCATATGGCATGGGGAACTGACGTAGAATTAAATGATTATGAATTTTATAATAGAACAGAAGATATAGAATTCATATCTAATCTTCTAAAAGGCACAACTTATGGATCATCACCAACAATCCTATTAACTGGGATAAGAGGTGTAGGAAAAACAGCACTAATAAAAAAGTTAGAAAAGAACTTTAAAGAAGACTATCTTGTAACATATATTGACATATCACAAAACCCTGAATATCAAGAAAATAAACTAAAAAGAATAGATATTATAAAATTAATCTATAAAAAATTAATAGAATCATGTGATAACTTTGGTTTAAATACTATAAATAAAAAACTAGAAAAATACATTAAAACTAATAATATTCATGTATCCAACATAACACAATATAAAAATATACCATTACCATTAATAGAAACAGAAAAAAATCAAACTAAATTAATTGATTTTGTAATGGAGTTACCTCAACAAATATATGAAGAAAATAAAAATAAAATCAAAGGAGTTCTATTATTTTTTGACGAAATACAAGTAATAAAAGACCTTGACGAGGATCTTAATTCATTTTTATGGTATTTACGAAATAAAACACAAACACAAAAAAATGTATCATACCTATTTTCAGGTAGTATGAGTGTTAAGGATACATTAATTATGGATATGGTAGGACAAAATGGGGCATTTGGTGGAAGAATATTAACTATAGAAATTAAACCATTCACACAACAAACAACAACAAATTATCTAAATGAAAAAGCAAATCATTTAAAATTAACTGAAGATGGTATAGAACAATTCTATAAATGTACTCATGGAATACCAGCATATATTAATATTTTTGCAAATCTTTTACCTCCAAAAATAATTCTTGATGCAAATGAAATAAAAAAACAGTTTAAAAACATAATACCTGTATTAATCACAAGTCATCTAATACAATGGGGAAAATTAACACTAAGAGAACAAAAAATAATAACTAATTTACTAGAAAAACCATTAAAACGATTAGAAATATCTGAAAAACTAAAAGTAAAAAGTGGTTCACTAGGAAAACCACTAAATCATTTAATGGATTTAGCACTAATTGAATATGATAATGGAAAATACCAATTAATAGATCCAGTATTTAAAGCATGGCTTAAAAATACATATGAAGAAAAAGGACTATATCCATACAGAAGCATGATTTAA
- a CDS encoding DUF2284 domain-containing protein gives MIKEDDFSHTYNAVKEIKTVSTKEFYKNYVNLEYTEKLCSECPQYNNNWACPQFEEDVTKYWEKYENIELIATKIVFTKKFLEKTYKEEEIMNIVDNTLFKEKTNITEELMEKEKQYDGLALSAGYCNICLKCSRLYDKPCIHPELVRHSIESIGTLVNETLIGVFGFELETIDMKEGKFPEYLTLLTAVLY, from the coding sequence ATGATTAAAGAAGATGATTTTAGCCATACATATAATGCAGTAAAAGAAATAAAAACAGTATCTACAAAAGAATTCTACAAAAACTATGTTAATCTAGAATATACCGAAAAACTATGTAGTGAATGTCCACAATACAATAATAACTGGGCATGTCCACAATTTGAAGAAGATGTAACAAAATACTGGGAAAAATATGAAAATATAGAATTAATAGCAACAAAAATAGTTTTCACAAAAAAATTCCTAGAAAAAACATATAAAGAAGAAGAAATAATGAATATAGTCGATAACACTCTATTTAAGGAAAAAACTAACATAACAGAAGAACTCATGGAAAAAGAGAAACAATACGATGGACTAGCATTATCCGCAGGTTACTGTAACATATGTTTAAAATGCAGTAGACTATATGATAAACCATGTATACATCCAGAATTAGTAAGACATTCCATTGAATCAATAGGAACACTAGTTAACGAAACACTAATTGGTGTATTTGGATTTGAACTAGAAACAATAGATATGAAAGAAGGAAAATTCCCTGAATATTTAACATTACTAACAGCAGTACTATACTAA